A stretch of uncultured Campylobacter sp. DNA encodes these proteins:
- a CDS encoding amidohydrolase family protein, with amino-acid sequence MQVKFTPNSLKSANLNLALETTPLHEAIAYGLTNGLNLERLTMSSDGNGSVPRFDEKGALVGYGCASCETNLEVLQACVKNKILTIPQALSMMGKNVAKYLNLSGKGEIKVGFDADFAVFDEALNLDSVIAKGEFCVKEGKLLKKGFFE; translated from the coding sequence ATACAAGTTAAATTTACGCCAAACTCTCTTAAATCAGCAAACTTAAATTTAGCTTTAGAAACCACCCCGCTTCACGAAGCCATCGCCTACGGGCTTACTAACGGGCTAAATTTAGAGCGCCTAACGATGAGCTCGGACGGCAACGGCAGCGTACCTAGATTTGACGAAAAGGGCGCGCTAGTGGGATATGGCTGCGCTTCGTGCGAGACGAATTTAGAAGTCTTGCAAGCCTGCGTCAAAAATAAAATCCTAACCATCCCGCAAGCGCTAAGCATGATGGGCAAAAACGTCGCAAAATACCTAAATCTAAGCGGCAAAGGCGAGATAAAAGTAGGCTTTGACGCTGATTTTGCGGTATTTGACGAAGCTCTAAACCTAGATAGCGTCATAGCAAAAGGGGAGTTTTGCGTGAAAGAGGGCAAGCTATTAAAAAAGGGATTTTTTGAGTGA
- the recO gene encoding recombination protein RecO, translated as MQGYILHTQKVRDEDLLVYILTPSLLVKSYRFYGARHSNVLQGYKIDFELEGGGNFLPHLRSVLHLGYRWLLSRERLLVWQQFMRLLYAHLRDVEQIDEVYFRELELCASRFDRGAPKRLLIESYVRILEAEGRLHDELFCFICDEPVEDSVALARGFLPAHEHCAAQKGFEIEKIKMLFSERSTLLLDDSEIDALYSVLLQGL; from the coding sequence ATGCAAGGCTACATCCTGCACACGCAAAAAGTGCGCGACGAGGACCTACTCGTCTACATCCTCACGCCCTCGCTGCTAGTCAAATCCTACCGCTTCTACGGCGCGCGCCACTCAAACGTCCTGCAAGGCTACAAGATCGACTTCGAGCTCGAAGGCGGCGGAAACTTCCTCCCGCACCTGCGCAGCGTCCTGCACCTAGGCTACCGTTGGCTGCTCTCGCGCGAGCGGCTACTCGTGTGGCAGCAGTTTATGCGCCTACTCTACGCGCACCTGCGAGACGTCGAGCAGATAGACGAGGTGTATTTTCGCGAGCTCGAGCTTTGCGCCTCGCGCTTTGACAGGGGTGCTCCCAAACGCCTACTCATCGAGAGCTACGTGCGAATTTTAGAGGCCGAGGGCAGGCTGCACGACGAGCTTTTTTGCTTTATCTGCGACGAGCCCGTGGAGGATAGCGTGGCGCTAGCTAGAGGCTTTTTGCCCGCCCACGAGCACTGCGCCGCGCAAAAGGGCTTTGAGATAGAAAAGATAAAAATGCTCTTTAGCGAGCGCTCTACGCTGCTGCTTGACGATAGCGAGATAGACGCGCTCTACTCGGTTTTACTCCAGGGACTTTGA
- a CDS encoding tRNA-dihydrouridine synthase, translating to MIDFSKKPLFLAPLAGFSDLPLRSVVKQFGCDVTVSEMISANALVYEGSKTLEMLKKSPLETPYIVQIAGSDADVIKKAVEILNGIEGIDGIDLNCGCPVPKVVKQSAGSALLKDISNLKRIVETIKKISNKQMTSVKLRLGFDKKIPEILALAAQDAGADYIAFHGRTRAGGYTAAVDYAAIGRAKEAVTIPVIANGDISPENATDALNLTNADALMIGRACIGRPWVFHEIKTGGSIDAATKKAIILAHFDAMIEHYGEHGAAIFRKHLHRYSKGIDGASAFRDEINHIAEPDILRQKIQAFF from the coding sequence CTGATAGATTTTTCAAAAAAGCCGCTTTTTCTAGCTCCGCTCGCGGGCTTTTCGGATCTACCGCTTAGAAGCGTGGTCAAGCAGTTTGGCTGCGACGTGACCGTAAGCGAGATGATTAGCGCAAACGCACTGGTTTACGAGGGTAGCAAAACTCTTGAGATGCTCAAAAAATCTCCGCTTGAAACACCCTACATCGTGCAGATCGCAGGCAGCGACGCAGACGTCATCAAAAAAGCGGTTGAGATTTTAAACGGTATCGAAGGCATCGACGGGATCGATCTAAACTGCGGCTGCCCGGTGCCAAAAGTCGTCAAACAGTCTGCGGGTTCAGCGCTGCTAAAAGATATCTCAAATCTAAAACGCATCGTAGAAACTATCAAAAAAATCTCAAATAAGCAAATGACTAGCGTCAAATTGCGCCTGGGTTTTGATAAGAAAATACCCGAAATTTTAGCCCTTGCTGCACAGGACGCCGGAGCGGACTACATCGCATTTCACGGACGCACGAGAGCGGGCGGCTACACGGCTGCGGTAGACTACGCCGCGATCGGCCGAGCCAAAGAAGCAGTGACCATCCCCGTCATCGCAAACGGCGACATCTCGCCCGAAAATGCTACCGACGCGTTAAATTTAACTAATGCTGACGCACTAATGATAGGACGCGCCTGCATAGGTAGGCCGTGGGTTTTCCACGAGATAAAGACGGGCGGCAGCATCGACGCGGCGACGAAAAAGGCGATCATTTTGGCGCATTTTGACGCGATGATCGAGCACTACGGCGAGCACGGAGCGGCGATATTTCGCAAGCACCTACACCGCTATTCAAAAGGCATAGACGGTGCAAGCGCCTTTCGCGACGAGATAAATCACATCGCCGAGCCTGACATCCTGCGCCAAAAAATCCAAGCCTTTTTCTAA
- a CDS encoding LapA family protein, which yields MQIKRFIACALLYLVVVGAIVYLFEGGSYELHLKFTLFGSDVEYALNLPVAVWMILPPAILTLFCVLHMAYHGFKFYAFKRKISHDEKFYRELGKEILLGLDTNKDFKTNFYKIPSQIARILSPWDRYKDANIEGEELQNVLGVMRTVKNGEVADLKKFKLPKDNPLFIKNELNKIANLDGYYLETLKKPMGDQGQIVREARQKLINLGSLADIKKFAPDLDEKEIMTLIARFAKDEINLSNDDILELLNSDKISKDSFGISAATLKNKIAPDAVIGIFERLKNERQEAQEAYVYLLFEFEMLERAQEVLSGLEAGEYQNFCTLLYLRQSGKNVPTDLFFKYAHC from the coding sequence ATGCAAATCAAACGTTTTATAGCTTGCGCCTTGCTTTACCTGGTCGTAGTCGGCGCGATCGTTTATCTTTTTGAGGGCGGCTCCTACGAGCTTCATCTTAAATTTACCCTATTTGGTAGCGACGTCGAGTATGCGTTAAATTTACCCGTCGCCGTCTGGATGATACTACCGCCTGCGATTTTGACGCTATTTTGCGTGCTTCACATGGCCTATCACGGATTTAAATTTTACGCCTTTAAACGCAAAATTTCGCATGATGAGAAATTTTACAGAGAGCTCGGCAAAGAAATTTTACTCGGCCTTGATACGAACAAAGACTTTAAAACGAATTTTTATAAAATCCCGTCCCAGATAGCTAGAATCCTCTCGCCGTGGGATAGATACAAAGACGCAAATATCGAGGGCGAGGAGCTACAAAACGTCCTAGGCGTAATGCGCACAGTCAAAAACGGCGAAGTCGCCGACCTAAAGAAATTTAAGCTACCTAAGGACAATCCTCTCTTTATCAAAAACGAGCTAAACAAAATAGCGAATTTGGACGGGTACTATCTAGAAACGCTTAAAAAACCTATGGGCGATCAGGGCCAAATAGTCCGCGAAGCAAGGCAAAAGCTAATAAATTTAGGCTCGCTCGCCGATATCAAAAAATTTGCTCCCGATCTAGACGAAAAAGAGATCATGACTCTTATCGCCCGCTTTGCCAAAGACGAGATAAATTTGAGCAACGACGATATTTTGGAGCTGTTAAATTCGGATAAAATTTCAAAAGATAGCTTTGGTATCAGCGCCGCGACGCTAAAAAACAAAATCGCTCCGGACGCCGTCATCGGCATATTCGAGCGCCTCAAAAACGAACGCCAAGAGGCGCAGGAAGCATACGTCTATCTACTGTTTGAGTTTGAGATGCTCGAGCGCGCGCAGGAAGTTTTGTCGGGCCTTGAAGCCGGCGAATACCAAAATTTCTGCACCTTGCTATATCTCAGACAAAGCGGCAAGAACGTCCCAACAGATCTATTTTTCAAGTACGCGCATTGCTGA
- the dksA gene encoding RNA polymerase-binding protein DksA → MRKSDLEQFKTLLLERKAQITKNIFDSSNEMAGLRQSGVSDEFDIASVNADQLIEQSISTQQRQELAEIDVSLRKIADKTYGICEMCEEEIGLARLRVKPHARYCITCREIVEKTAK, encoded by the coding sequence ATGCGCAAAAGCGACTTGGAGCAGTTTAAGACACTTTTACTGGAGCGAAAAGCACAGATAACTAAAAACATTTTTGACTCGTCAAACGAGATGGCAGGACTACGCCAAAGCGGCGTCAGCGACGAGTTTGATATCGCCTCCGTAAACGCCGATCAGCTCATAGAGCAATCAATCAGCACTCAACAAAGACAAGAACTAGCCGAGATCGACGTCTCGCTGCGAAAGATCGCCGACAAAACCTACGGCATCTGCGAGATGTGCGAGGAGGAGATCGGCCTGGCGCGTCTGCGCGTCAAGCCGCACGCAAGATACTGCATCACCTGCCGCGAGATAGTGGAAAAAACCGCAAAATAG
- a CDS encoding 23S rRNA (pseudouridine(1915)-N(3))-methyltransferase RlmH, whose protein sequence is MEISVFCIQKSKRENFENEIKEYAKMSSKFAKISDVVIFNDKIAKAQSKGRDEALKAYDEVYEPNLNGFCVALDEAGREFNSEEFAKLISNKAQISFFIGGAYGLSQNFKQKTDAIVSLSRMTMAHKIAKLMLHEQIFRALCINANHPYHK, encoded by the coding sequence TTGGAAATTTCCGTGTTTTGCATCCAAAAGTCAAAACGTGAAAATTTTGAAAACGAGATCAAAGAGTACGCGAAGATGTCGTCGAAATTTGCCAAAATTTCAGACGTCGTTATATTTAACGACAAGATCGCCAAAGCCCAAAGCAAGGGGCGAGACGAAGCGCTAAAAGCTTACGACGAGGTTTATGAGCCGAATTTAAACGGCTTTTGCGTGGCGCTTGACGAAGCGGGTCGCGAATTTAACAGCGAGGAGTTTGCCAAACTCATCTCGAACAAGGCTCAAATTTCATTTTTTATCGGCGGAGCTTACGGGCTGAGCCAAAATTTTAAACAAAAAACCGACGCCATCGTTAGCCTCAGCCGCATGACGATGGCGCACAAGATCGCCAAACTTATGCTTCACGAGCAAATTTTCAGAGCTCTTTGCATAAACGCGAACCACCCATATCACAAGTAA
- the accD gene encoding acetyl-CoA carboxylase, carboxyltransferase subunit beta, whose amino-acid sequence MSFLDFFSKTRKQQSAPSEAPAHWVKCDSCHSLMYYKEVEANFNVCPKCGFHMRLAADKRIAMICDEGSFVELDTKLKPVDPIKFVDKKSYKKRISENEEKTGRSSAVICGEAKIDGMNVQLAVFDFSFMGGSLGSVEGEKIVRAAKRSLDKKQPLIIVSASGGARMQESTFSLMQMSKTSAALKLLDEAKVPYISVLTDPTMGGVSASFAWLGDVIIAEPGALIGFAGQRVIKQTIGADLPEGFQRSEFLLEHGLIDAIVERKEHKQFLSDMIRLLSNNPAYAAKQSSAQNLDDEE is encoded by the coding sequence ATGAGCTTTTTAGATTTTTTTTCCAAAACAAGAAAGCAACAATCCGCTCCTAGCGAGGCTCCGGCGCACTGGGTCAAATGCGACAGCTGTCACTCGCTGATGTATTACAAAGAGGTTGAGGCAAATTTTAACGTCTGTCCAAAGTGCGGTTTTCACATGAGATTAGCCGCCGACAAGAGGATAGCGATGATCTGCGACGAAGGCAGTTTCGTCGAGCTTGACACCAAGCTAAAGCCCGTCGATCCGATTAAATTCGTCGATAAAAAATCCTATAAAAAACGCATAAGCGAAAACGAGGAAAAGACGGGCAGAAGCTCGGCCGTGATCTGCGGCGAGGCCAAGATAGACGGTATGAACGTGCAACTGGCGGTTTTTGATTTTAGCTTTATGGGCGGGTCTTTAGGCTCGGTCGAGGGCGAAAAGATCGTACGCGCCGCAAAAAGATCGCTCGATAAAAAGCAGCCTCTCATCATCGTTTCGGCTTCGGGCGGAGCAAGGATGCAGGAGAGTACGTTTTCGCTGATGCAGATGTCAAAAACTTCCGCCGCGCTAAAGCTGCTTGACGAGGCAAAAGTGCCCTATATATCGGTTTTAACCGATCCTACGATGGGCGGCGTGAGCGCGTCTTTCGCGTGGCTGGGCGACGTCATCATCGCAGAACCGGGCGCTCTCATCGGCTTTGCCGGACAGCGCGTTATCAAACAAACCATCGGAGCCGATCTGCCTGAGGGCTTTCAAAGATCGGAATTTTTGCTAGAGCACGGACTCATCGACGCCATAGTCGAGCGCAAAGAGCATAAGCAGTTTTTAAGCGATATGATAAGGCTACTCTCAAACAACCCGGCCTACGCCGCCAAGCAGTCGAGCGCTCAAAATTTGGACGACGAGGAATAA
- the rimP gene encoding ribosome maturation factor RimP, producing the protein MQNLENLISQCGVQLYDVEVANENGRAIYRIYITKPGGVNLDDCEKVSRLLSPIFDVEPPLSGDYVLEVSSPGLERKLEKPSHFISSIGELAKISAEVDGENKKLKGKIFSAADDEISLESEGQILKIKIANIKKAKTYIEW; encoded by the coding sequence ATGCAAAATCTTGAAAATCTGATCTCGCAGTGCGGCGTGCAACTCTACGACGTCGAGGTCGCAAACGAAAACGGCAGAGCCATTTATAGGATCTATATCACAAAGCCAGGCGGCGTAAATTTAGACGACTGCGAAAAGGTTTCGCGCCTACTCTCGCCGATATTTGACGTTGAGCCGCCGCTTAGTGGAGACTACGTGCTAGAGGTTAGCTCGCCCGGACTTGAGCGAAAGCTAGAAAAACCGAGCCATTTTATCTCAAGCATCGGCGAACTAGCCAAAATCTCGGCCGAAGTAGACGGCGAAAATAAAAAGCTAAAAGGCAAAATTTTTTCCGCCGCCGACGATGAGATCTCGCTTGAGAGCGAAGGTCAAATTTTAAAAATAAAAATCGCGAATATAAAAAAGGCAAAAACCTATATCGAGTGGTAA
- the rbfA gene encoding 30S ribosome-binding factor RbfA: MNPSEIKRLRTQSVLKELLPEALSTLEDELLRGLCVTDVECKKGRYDAFVYLDKMMFDEREQAYILDRLKRVSKHLQNHCMAAEGWYRAPNFHFKFDDRLEYQNHMDDLFEKISEDLNKNAKS; this comes from the coding sequence ATGAACCCCTCGGAGATAAAACGCCTGCGCACGCAAAGCGTATTAAAAGAGCTACTGCCCGAGGCTCTATCTACGCTTGAGGACGAGCTTTTACGCGGACTTTGCGTAACCGACGTCGAGTGTAAAAAGGGCAGATACGACGCGTTCGTATACCTTGATAAAATGATGTTCGACGAGCGCGAGCAAGCCTATATACTAGACCGCCTAAAGCGCGTATCAAAGCACCTACAAAACCACTGCATGGCGGCCGAGGGCTGGTATAGAGCGCCTAATTTTCACTTTAAATTCGACGATAGGCTCGAGTACCAAAACCACATGGACGATTTGTTTGAAAAAATCTCAGAGGATCTAAACAAAAATGCAAAATCTTGA
- the infB gene encoding translation initiation factor IF-2: MGTVRISEIANELGYNSKEVLEKAIELGLKVKTHSSGVSPEEAAALYTYIQTGEIPEALKKKPEKKKPTVKKAKTKEGKEEKENKPKEAKKTSAAKEEKPLPKEKIETKNDEKSEKEQKIVTQKPAEKAPEPKTQVAPKEEPKAQPTAEPVQPKESLADVSLQKRRGLVIVKKKKDEQPAPRASERKESAPALNLENMFKFSDEKIERKKKKEKKPVIATKKDGATKMDLLGDRDMADIVIDDEDVVILPDFSVRTQTPEPQKTKQPTNTGYKPVLNNSVSSFLEQGTARRPRKKHKKSQRADHNGEAVTYVEIPKEIRLYEFADKINKQPSEVIGKLFMLGMMTTKNDFLDEDAIEILADEFGIEVNIVDTQEEFDYVKAYEEEEQLDDINLTVRAPVITIMGHVDHGKTSLLDYIRSSRVAAGEAGGITQHVGAYMVNKNGKNITFIDTPGHEAFTAMRARGAKITDIVIIVVAADDGVKPQTKEAVSHAKAAGVPIIIAINKMDKEAANPDKVKSELAELDILSTDWGGTYEFVPISAKTGMGIDDLLEIVLLQAEILELKANANANAKAAIIESSQQKGRGPVATVIVENGTLKVGDIVVAGVAYGKIRSITDDQGKILKEIKPGECGVIMGLSEIPEAGETLISVKTDKEAREYAQKKAEYLRQKELSKTTKVSLEELSEKIAEGELKSLPVIVKADVGGSLEAIKASLEKLRNDEIKVNIIHSGVGGITQSDVELARASENSVILGFNIRPTGEVKEKAKESGVEIKTYNVIYNLIDDVKAILSGLMSPVIHEEQLGQAQVRQVINVPKVGAIAGCMVTEGTINRGAKIRLIRNGVVVHEGTVSSLKRFKDDVREVARGFECGVGIDGYNDIREGDYIESFKEVKEQASL, from the coding sequence ATGGGGACTGTTCGAATTTCAGAGATAGCAAATGAGCTCGGTTACAATAGCAAAGAGGTTTTAGAAAAGGCTATTGAACTTGGGCTAAAGGTCAAAACGCACTCAAGCGGCGTTAGTCCTGAAGAAGCGGCGGCGCTATACACCTACATCCAAACCGGCGAGATCCCCGAAGCTCTCAAGAAAAAACCGGAAAAGAAAAAACCGACCGTCAAAAAGGCGAAAACCAAAGAGGGCAAAGAGGAAAAAGAAAACAAACCTAAAGAAGCTAAAAAAACAAGCGCCGCAAAAGAAGAAAAGCCTTTGCCGAAAGAAAAAATAGAAACAAAAAACGACGAAAAATCCGAAAAAGAACAAAAAATAGTTACTCAAAAACCGGCAGAAAAAGCACCGGAGCCAAAAACGCAAGTGGCACCGAAAGAGGAACCAAAGGCCCAGCCTACCGCCGAGCCGGTCCAGCCAAAAGAGAGCCTAGCCGACGTTAGTCTGCAAAAAAGACGCGGTCTAGTCATCGTAAAAAAGAAAAAAGACGAGCAGCCCGCACCTAGAGCAAGCGAGAGAAAAGAGTCTGCGCCGGCACTAAATTTGGAAAATATGTTTAAATTTAGCGACGAAAAAATTGAGCGCAAAAAGAAAAAAGAGAAAAAACCGGTCATCGCGACTAAAAAAGACGGCGCCACGAAGATGGATCTGCTCGGCGACCGCGATATGGCCGACATCGTGATAGACGATGAAGACGTAGTTATATTGCCTGATTTTTCAGTTCGAACGCAAACTCCGGAGCCTCAAAAAACAAAACAACCGACAAATACGGGGTACAAGCCGGTACTAAATAACTCGGTAAGTTCGTTTCTAGAGCAAGGTACCGCGCGCAGGCCTCGCAAAAAACATAAAAAATCGCAACGCGCCGACCATAACGGTGAGGCGGTGACCTACGTCGAGATACCAAAAGAGATCCGCCTATACGAATTTGCCGATAAGATCAACAAGCAACCTAGCGAAGTCATCGGCAAGCTCTTTATGCTCGGCATGATGACGACCAAAAACGATTTTTTAGACGAGGATGCGATAGAAATTTTAGCCGATGAGTTCGGTATCGAGGTAAATATCGTCGATACGCAAGAAGAGTTTGACTACGTTAAGGCCTACGAAGAAGAAGAGCAGCTAGACGATATAAATTTGACCGTCCGCGCTCCGGTTATCACCATCATGGGTCACGTCGATCACGGCAAAACCTCTCTACTAGACTACATCAGAAGCTCGCGAGTAGCAGCGGGCGAAGCTGGCGGCATTACGCAGCATGTAGGCGCCTATATGGTAAACAAAAACGGCAAAAACATTACCTTTATCGACACTCCGGGTCACGAAGCTTTCACGGCTATGCGCGCTAGAGGAGCCAAGATCACCGACATCGTTATCATCGTGGTCGCAGCCGACGACGGCGTAAAACCGCAGACCAAAGAAGCCGTAAGCCACGCAAAAGCCGCCGGCGTACCGATCATCATCGCGATAAACAAGATGGATAAAGAGGCCGCAAACCCCGACAAAGTAAAAAGCGAACTAGCCGAGCTAGATATCCTATCTACCGACTGGGGCGGTACGTACGAGTTCGTACCGATCTCGGCAAAAACTGGTATGGGTATAGACGATCTGCTTGAGATCGTACTCTTGCAAGCTGAAATTTTAGAACTAAAAGCAAATGCAAATGCAAATGCGAAAGCAGCCATAATAGAAAGCTCGCAGCAAAAAGGTCGCGGTCCGGTCGCTACCGTTATAGTTGAAAACGGCACTCTAAAAGTCGGCGATATCGTGGTCGCAGGCGTCGCGTACGGTAAGATAAGAAGCATAACCGACGATCAGGGCAAAATTTTAAAAGAGATAAAACCGGGCGAATGCGGCGTGATAATGGGCCTTAGCGAGATTCCTGAAGCCGGCGAAACGCTAATAAGCGTCAAAACCGACAAAGAAGCCCGCGAGTACGCACAGAAAAAAGCAGAATACCTACGCCAAAAAGAGCTTAGCAAGACGACAAAAGTAAGCCTAGAAGAGCTTAGCGAAAAGATCGCCGAGGGCGAGCTAAAATCGCTCCCAGTCATCGTAAAAGCCGACGTGGGAGGCTCGCTAGAAGCCATCAAGGCAAGCCTAGAAAAACTTCGCAACGACGAGATAAAAGTAAATATCATCCACTCAGGCGTGGGCGGCATAACTCAAAGCGACGTAGAGCTAGCCAGAGCGAGCGAAAACTCCGTGATTTTAGGCTTCAACATCAGGCCGACTGGCGAAGTGAAAGAAAAAGCCAAAGAAAGCGGCGTCGAGATCAAAACCTACAACGTCATCTATAACCTGATCGACGACGTCAAGGCGATCCTAAGCGGTCTAATGTCGCCTGTCATCCACGAGGAGCAGCTCGGTCAAGCACAAGTACGCCAAGTCATCAACGTCCCTAAAGTAGGCGCGATCGCAGGCTGCATGGTGACAGAGGGTACGATAAACCGCGGCGCGAAAATCCGCCTAATCAGAAACGGCGTGGTCGTACACGAGGGTACGGTAAGCTCGCTAAAACGCTTCAAAGACGACGTAAGAGAGGTTGCGCGCGGCTTTGAGTGCGGCGTGGGCATTGACGGCTACAACGACATCAGAGAGGGCGACTACATCGAGAGCTTTAAAGAAGTAAAGGAGCAAGCTAGCCTATGA
- a CDS encoding DUF448 domain-containing protein, whose amino-acid sequence MAQKFIPIRTCVVCKKRFEQQILRRYRLINSSLFFGNGNGRSFYLCEECLKKDEKILRKSLGRVAGSFIATLQNGQNLKEILLNGDCSNFRDSK is encoded by the coding sequence ATGGCTCAAAAATTTATCCCTATCAGGACGTGCGTGGTCTGCAAAAAGCGCTTTGAACAGCAAATTTTGCGTAGATACAGACTGATAAATTCTTCGCTATTTTTCGGAAACGGAAACGGACGCAGCTTTTATCTTTGCGAAGAATGTCTAAAAAAAGACGAGAAAATTTTAAGAAAATCGCTCGGAAGAGTCGCAGGCAGCTTTATCGCGACGCTACAAAACGGGCAAAATTTAAAGGAGATACTCTTAAATGGGGACTGTTCGAATTTCAGAGATAGCAAATGA
- the thrB gene encoding homoserine kinase: MQILVPATSANIGPGFDALGLALELRNTVEITRANFASVSILGEGKDNALLKKNNIFLSIFNEIYVKLTGKKDTFRMIFTNQIPFSRGLGSSSAVITSAIAAAYAAAGFKADKSAILNHALVYENHPDNIAPATLGGFVSSVVENGKVKSLKKPLSADIKAIVVIPDKPMSTNESRAKLPKNFTMGECVSNLSHAAFLTACFFSENYELLRTAAKDVMHEQIRMQNLPELFEVRKIAYENGALLSTLSGSGSSFLNIVYAGDAANLKQKLQDKFKSFRVEIFNFDNDGIKILQS, from the coding sequence TTGCAAATTTTAGTTCCCGCCACTAGCGCAAACATCGGTCCAGGTTTTGACGCCCTAGGACTTGCCTTAGAGCTACGCAACACAGTCGAGATAACAAGGGCAAACTTCGCCTCCGTGAGCATTTTGGGCGAAGGAAAGGACAACGCGCTTCTTAAGAAAAACAACATTTTTTTATCTATTTTCAACGAAATTTACGTCAAACTAACGGGCAAAAAAGATACCTTTCGCATGATTTTTACCAACCAAATCCCGTTTTCTCGCGGCCTTGGAAGCTCCTCTGCGGTCATTACTTCAGCCATCGCGGCAGCTTATGCGGCGGCAGGATTTAAGGCGGACAAAAGCGCTATTTTAAACCATGCGCTAGTTTACGAAAATCACCCGGATAACATCGCTCCGGCTACGCTTGGCGGTTTTGTGAGCTCCGTCGTTGAAAACGGCAAGGTAAAATCTCTAAAAAAGCCTTTAAGCGCCGATATAAAAGCTATCGTCGTGATCCCCGATAAGCCCATGAGCACTAACGAATCGCGCGCCAAGCTACCTAAAAATTTCACTATGGGCGAGTGCGTTAGCAACCTCTCTCACGCCGCATTTCTCACGGCTTGCTTTTTTAGCGAAAATTACGAACTTTTAAGAACGGCGGCAAAAGACGTCATGCACGAGCAAATCCGCATGCAAAACCTGCCAGAGCTCTTTGAAGTGCGCAAGATAGCCTACGAAAACGGTGCTCTTTTAAGCACGCTTTCAGGCAGCGGATCGAGCTTTTTAAATATCGTTTACGCGGGCGATGCGGCAAATTTAAAACAAAAACTGCAAGATAAATTTAAGAGCTTTCGGGTTGAAATTTTTAATTTCGACAACGACGGGATAAAAATCCTACAAAGCTAA
- a CDS encoding glycoprotease encodes MDEILNGGKFNLRKIIYANGPGSFMGVKVAYVALKTISIVKECDFYAVSGFELNGGAPIRANKNLSFVDTPEGVKLQKAQAGEFSLPQNLAVLNLILDTLPNYVIQAV; translated from the coding sequence ATGGACGAGATTTTAAACGGTGGCAAATTTAATCTACGAAAAATCATCTACGCAAACGGCCCGGGAAGCTTTATGGGCGTAAAAGTCGCCTACGTCGCTTTAAAGACGATTAGCATCGTAAAAGAGTGCGATTTTTACGCGGTTAGCGGCTTTGAGCTAAACGGCGGCGCACCGATACGGGCAAATAAAAACTTAAGCTTCGTAGATACGCCCGAGGGCGTCAAGCTACAAAAAGCGCAAGCGGGCGAGTTTAGCTTGCCGCAAAATTTAGCCGTTTTAAATCTAATTTTAGATACTCTACCAAATTACGTTATACAAGCCGTTTAG